One Algibacter sp. L3A6 genomic region harbors:
- a CDS encoding T9SS type A sorting domain-containing protein — protein sequence MKTKLLLLCTLFSLYTHAQLRLIKQTENNVYRRGVTGLKTLNNDILFTMTESGSPYKLGAYVSNGSNETTNQIQGLENNRYSFEGLDKENYAIDNDVFLFSSRLYNSQSEDKAYRINDGRTSATLVTSSTSAESITRTSNNKIIKQRREYYPPYTLSGNRYAGGYNFFISIFNGDGILENSYEFDGNTGTGNSVDDFNSLTLITNIFYWKGTYYFIGDNTQNRTDLYKFDGLSNYRMTKLYVNGNSNTGVGPSDILLEDSYIYFQGLYRTWGVTDGPNDFIDEGRELCYTNGDIMFGASQTQIPLFIFNVSKENYDGTRGYRAKNTSEGYAMSKPIKELNGSVIYIDENNDALNIVNPDGTYYNLVNNTKDTDAYFTYNDKFYYTASELNSDYSNTYYMYEINGDPLKTIRYEFPKSTNGDDFSLALNNNLDISQEEGKVYLIGGYHSSSGVNAAILSFDFSTLQFTQEHVFDNNEISGYITNLNRFNNGFVFSDFDKVYSYNVEIRAKYFTPNQGGKSVDIEKNNSEEDITYNNTVYNVNLETTSLAPDETLKIELLDTTSIAFKSKIGNLPNNSYAKTYYKLVTLNESSHQSTVNLTYNNADFTDNITDPSNLTAQIYKDGNWVDIEISSVNAAEKTFTITHNFEPNTLVFLKNNATLSSKSFKNENLSVYPNPTTSQLHIKLKNGATIKKTTIYSLVGQEVLKNKTDAPTVNLSNLAEGIYILKVESSHGTFSKRILKK from the coding sequence ATGAAAACAAAATTACTTTTATTGTGTACACTTTTCAGCTTATACACACATGCACAACTCAGATTAATAAAACAAACAGAAAATAATGTTTATAGAAGAGGAGTAACCGGGCTCAAAACATTAAATAACGACATATTATTTACCATGACGGAATCTGGAAGCCCTTATAAATTGGGTGCCTATGTAAGCAATGGCTCTAATGAAACTACAAACCAAATACAAGGCTTAGAAAATAACAGATACAGTTTTGAAGGCTTAGACAAAGAAAATTACGCAATAGATAATGATGTTTTTTTATTTAGTAGTCGTTTATATAACTCCCAAAGTGAAGACAAAGCCTATAGAATAAATGATGGCAGAACTAGTGCTACGCTAGTAACATCTTCTACTTCCGCCGAAAGTATAACCCGAACAAGCAATAATAAAATTATTAAACAAAGAAGGGAATATTACCCACCATACACATTAAGTGGTAATAGATATGCTGGTGGTTATAATTTTTTTATAAGTATTTTTAATGGTGATGGTATTTTAGAAAACAGTTATGAATTTGATGGTAATACAGGCACAGGAAACTCCGTAGATGATTTTAATAGTTTAACTCTAATAACAAATATATTTTACTGGAAAGGCACTTATTATTTTATTGGTGACAACACACAAAACAGAACAGACTTATATAAATTTGATGGTCTTAGCAACTATAGAATGACGAAATTATATGTTAACGGAAACTCTAACACCGGTGTTGGCCCAAGTGACATATTATTAGAAGATTCTTATATTTATTTTCAAGGTTTATACAGAACTTGGGGTGTTACAGATGGCCCTAATGATTTTATAGATGAAGGGCGAGAACTTTGTTATACTAATGGCGACATAATGTTTGGAGCTAGTCAAACTCAAATTCCACTTTTTATTTTTAATGTAAGTAAAGAAAATTATGATGGCACTCGAGGGTATAGGGCTAAAAACACCTCTGAAGGCTATGCCATGTCTAAACCAATAAAAGAATTAAATGGTTCTGTTATTTATATAGATGAAAATAATGATGCTCTAAATATAGTAAATCCTGATGGCACATATTACAATTTAGTAAACAACACTAAAGATACCGATGCATACTTTACATATAACGATAAATTTTATTATACAGCTAGCGAACTTAACTCAGATTATTCAAATACATATTATATGTATGAAATAAACGGAGATCCTTTAAAAACAATAAGATATGAGTTCCCAAAAAGTACAAATGGTGATGATTTTTCGCTTGCTTTAAATAATAATTTGGATATTTCTCAAGAGGAAGGAAAAGTATATCTTATCGGAGGATATCATTCTTCTTCCGGCGTAAATGCGGCTATTTTATCTTTCGATTTCTCTACCTTGCAATTCACACAAGAACATGTTTTTGATAATAACGAAATCTCAGGATATATAACCAACCTTAACCGATTTAATAACGGTTTTGTTTTCTCAGATTTCGATAAAGTTTACAGTTATAATGTTGAAATAAGAGCAAAATATTTTACACCAAACCAAGGTGGTAAAAGCGTTGATATAGAGAAAAACAATTCTGAAGAAGATATTACTTATAATAATACAGTTTACAATGTTAACTTAGAAACAACCAGCTTAGCACCCGATGAAACGTTAAAAATAGAATTGCTAGACACAACAAGCATTGCATTTAAAAGCAAAATAGGAAATCTTCCAAACAACAGTTATGCTAAAACCTATTACAAATTAGTTACGCTAAATGAATCTAGCCACCAAAGCACCGTAAACTTAACCTACAACAATGCAGATTTCACGGATAACATTACAGACCCATCAAACCTAACCGCACAAATATATAAAGATGGCAATTGGGTAGATATAGAAATTTCATCTGTTAATGCGGCAGAAAAAACATTTACAATAACACATAATTTTGAACCGAATACTTTAGTTTTCTTAAAAAACAATGCTACGCTAAGCAGTAAAAGTTTTAAAAACGAAAATTTAAGTGTGTATCCAAACCCAACAACATCGCAATTACATATTAAATTAAAAAACGGAGCAACTATTAAAAAAACCACCATTTATAGTTTAGTCGGTCAAGAAGTTCTAAAAAACAAAACAGATGCACCAACCGTAAATCTTTCAAATTTAGCCGAAGGCATTTATATTTTAAAAGTAGAAAGTAGCCACGGTACATTTAGTAAACGTATTTTAAAAAAATAA
- a CDS encoding LytR/AlgR family response regulator transcription factor: protein MIKAIIIDDESNAIEGLSWELSKFSDNIEVVTSFTDPELALKYLKHEQIDCVFLDIEMPIMDGFTFLEKVPNRNFSVVITTAYNEYALKALKKEAIDYLLKPIDSDDLKVAIEKIEKQNIERYSLENFESILLKFNNNLSRKKITISTDGKLVFLKPDDIYYVESDGNYCTIHCQNQKKLVVTKKLKSFCEILPDEQFFRIHNSYIINLNKVKEFIKVDGYVVLENSAKIPVSRQRKTELLRKL from the coding sequence ATGATAAAAGCAATTATTATAGATGATGAATCTAACGCTATTGAGGGATTGTCTTGGGAACTCTCTAAGTTTAGCGACAACATAGAAGTTGTAACTAGCTTTACAGATCCAGAATTGGCTTTAAAATATTTAAAGCATGAGCAAATAGATTGTGTGTTTCTCGATATTGAAATGCCCATTATGGATGGTTTTACATTTTTAGAAAAAGTACCTAATAGAAATTTTTCGGTGGTAATAACCACGGCCTATAATGAATATGCTCTAAAAGCCTTAAAAAAAGAAGCCATAGACTATTTACTAAAACCAATTGATTCCGACGATTTAAAAGTGGCAATAGAGAAAATTGAAAAGCAAAATATAGAACGTTACAGTTTGGAGAATTTTGAATCCATACTTTTAAAGTTTAATAATAATCTAAGTCGAAAAAAAATAACTATTAGTACCGATGGGAAGTTGGTTTTTTTAAAACCAGATGATATTTATTATGTCGAATCGGATGGCAATTATTGCACAATCCATTGCCAAAACCAGAAGAAATTAGTCGTTACCAAAAAGCTTAAGTCGTTTTGTGAAATCTTGCCTGATGAACAGTTTTTTAGAATTCATAATTCCTATATTATTAATTTAAATAAAGTTAAAGAGTTTATTAAGGTTGATGGCTATGTTGTTTTAGAAAATAGCGCTAAAATACCCGTATCTAGACAAAGAAAAACAGAACTTTTAAGAAAATTATAG